One segment of Sphingomonas qomolangmaensis DNA contains the following:
- a CDS encoding alpha/beta fold hydrolase: MSAAVSVITGAPGLLAAHLVLSQQARGRAVAYRLSAADALRFASLVAGVATDSGGSAVEPEEAGPLAGAEIWHFIAPGEPIERDWLEALRDADVAALNIVETPYCGGGRWRWLLAPQACADAGDPGAAGIGCVRRFRTSLTIGAAPADDIAGDSAQEGVLHFLAVLFDLKTEIEERTGDFFDYHALRCAIDRSAPVAILPVERAATMIASIADKADGGSFTIAAADTMAGEDFLDLVGDAYDLSLLGSPAAGGAEATSLDTLFDLRLMQFGAQLVAPDRAEAERAWALAGIDAADMRFGPSDLTQHIAVARSRQQRADWRTSATPLERRHAERDAQRIAYDRVGDSGPALVFVNALGQGSEAWSRLGRRLAADFRVLGWDLRGLDATDPVMTTADHVADLAAILDAEQVDRAHLVAWCTGPKIAIEFARRFASRTGAMVLLNTTLKGGSTPAALDTAYERNFGSLCDVLARRPAMASSMLASLTANAWGDAEQPIEDAAATVLAMMNADLRDPVLRPFRDEESMLRYAAQLAEFWRLDVRHAAKDIDAPVLLVAAEFDRVASVESSLFAGALFAHSQIVQVPGATHYLLYDRADHIAKLINWFIRSGQSIGLS; the protein is encoded by the coding sequence ATGTCCGCGGCGGTTTCGGTAATTACCGGCGCGCCGGGGCTGCTCGCAGCGCATTTGGTGTTGTCGCAGCAGGCGCGCGGGCGGGCGGTCGCGTATCGCCTCTCAGCGGCGGATGCGCTGCGCTTTGCTTCGCTGGTCGCTGGCGTCGCGACCGACAGCGGTGGCTCGGCGGTGGAGCCCGAAGAGGCCGGGCCGCTCGCGGGTGCCGAGATTTGGCATTTCATCGCACCGGGCGAGCCGATCGAGCGCGACTGGCTCGAGGCGTTGCGCGATGCCGACGTCGCCGCGCTCAATATCGTCGAGACGCCGTACTGCGGCGGGGGGCGCTGGCGCTGGCTGTTGGCGCCACAAGCGTGCGCGGACGCTGGCGATCCCGGCGCGGCGGGAATCGGCTGCGTGCGGCGCTTCCGTACCTCGCTGACCATCGGCGCCGCCCCCGCCGACGACATCGCGGGCGACAGCGCGCAGGAAGGCGTGCTGCATTTCCTCGCGGTGCTGTTCGATCTGAAGACCGAGATCGAGGAGCGCACCGGCGATTTCTTCGACTATCACGCGCTGCGCTGCGCGATCGATCGTTCGGCACCCGTCGCCATCCTTCCGGTTGAGCGCGCGGCGACGATGATCGCCTCGATCGCCGACAAGGCGGACGGTGGAAGCTTCACCATCGCCGCCGCCGACACGATGGCGGGCGAGGATTTTCTCGACCTGGTCGGCGATGCCTATGATCTGAGCTTGCTCGGTTCCCCCGCGGCCGGGGGCGCCGAGGCGACGTCGCTCGACACGCTGTTCGATCTGCGTCTCATGCAGTTCGGCGCACAGCTGGTCGCCCCCGATCGCGCCGAAGCCGAGCGGGCATGGGCGCTTGCCGGGATCGACGCCGCGGACATGCGTTTCGGACCGTCTGACCTCACGCAACACATCGCGGTCGCCCGATCGCGCCAGCAACGCGCCGATTGGCGGACCAGCGCGACCCCCCTCGAACGCCGTCATGCCGAACGCGATGCGCAGCGCATTGCCTATGATCGGGTCGGCGACTCAGGGCCGGCGTTGGTATTCGTCAACGCCTTGGGCCAGGGAAGCGAAGCCTGGTCGCGGCTGGGTCGGCGGCTGGCGGCCGATTTTCGCGTGTTGGGCTGGGATCTGCGCGGGTTGGACGCGACCGATCCGGTCATGACCACCGCCGATCACGTCGCCGACCTCGCGGCGATCCTCGATGCCGAGCAGGTCGATCGCGCGCATCTGGTCGCCTGGTGCACCGGGCCGAAGATCGCGATCGAATTCGCGCGGCGCTTTGCATCGCGAACGGGGGCGATGGTGCTGCTCAATACGACGCTCAAGGGTGGGTCGACCCCCGCGGCGCTCGATACCGCCTATGAACGCAACTTCGGATCGCTGTGCGACGTGCTCGCGCGGCGTCCGGCGATGGCATCGTCGATGCTGGCCTCGCTGACCGCCAATGCCTGGGGCGATGCCGAGCAACCGATCGAGGATGCAGCCGCTACGGTGCTCGCGATGATGAACGCCGATCTGCGCGATCCGGTGTTGCGGCCCTTCCGCGACGAGGAGTCGATGCTGCGATATGCCGCGCAGCTGGCGGAATTCTGGCGCCTCGACGTCCGGCACGCGGCCAAGGACATCGACGCCCCGGTGCTGCTGGTCGCCGCCGAGTTCGACCGAGTTGCTTCGGTCGAATCCTCGCTATTCGCCGGTGCCTTGTTCGCGCACTCGCAGATCGTGCAAGTACCCGGCGCGACGCATTATCTGTTATACGATCGCGCCGACCATATCGCGAAGCTAATCAACTGGTTTATTCGATCTGGGCAAAGTATAGGTCTGTCCTAG
- a CDS encoding amino acid adenylation domain-containing protein has protein sequence MSGDIRSRLAALSPAKRAMLEKRLRADRPETPSPRIPLRNHGEHPPLSFAQQRLWFLEQLEPGGGHYNLPLVLRFNAPVDARRLQAAINDIAARHEILRTRFVLVEGEPCQEIVRAIEISLDQGDLASLPPAQREAEAGRRSLASALLPFDLRDGPLIRAQLLRLGPADHLLTVTMHHIVADGWSLGVFARELSAIYAARSEGRPSPLPPLPLQYADFALWQRDHLQGETLDRLTEYWTRALAGMPTLLELPTDRVRPRVQTFEGGMFVRPYPKPAIDALSRLAQRHDATLFMALLAVFKILLHRLSGQTDIVVGSPIANRGRVELESLIGFFVNTMVLRTDLAGDPDFAGVLGRVRDVTLGAYAHQDLPFEQLVEKLNPSRSLDHNPLFQVMFGMQNTEAERPRHDENTQLGAATSKFDLTVSATETAGGLTCAFEFASALFDAETITALADTFGTLIEAVTDFPDLPVSRLPLARGQQRAQLIEAAATPGAAPAAATVHDLFALQSAKTPDAIAIEAQDRTLSYADSDREANRLARALGAAGIGPGAIVGLCMRRAAALPIAMLAIWNAGAAFLPLDPALPADRLGFMLADAGAALVLTHGVAEEVLAGAYAGPVWRLDRDAPPGADPDPYPDPYPDHVPAAPVSVPGSALAYVIYTSGSTGRPKGVLVTHEGAANALQTLVEAFALPQATRVLQFGSLSFDISIFDVLMAWGCGGTLCIADADDLLPGPPLADTLRTLAINAITLPPSGLAVTPVTPLPALTTLVCGGEALAPELASAWAASGRRVINAYGPTETTIWATYHECREGAGPPPIGRAVSRVRAQVLDRWLQPLPPGFPGELHIGGAGVALGYLGRPALTAERFVPDPFADAPGARLYRTGDRANLRPDGSIRFVGRVDHQIKLRGYRIELGEIESVAGAHPAVAMAAAVIERSPRGEPRILLACSPRDGAALARDALLDHLRAQLPEFMLPARLLVLAALPRTGSGKIDRKAIARIGDDAATEPVADAEGSPIEREIAALFAEVLEVPRLGRDANFFELGGHSLLATRAVMRLNERFGIALPLRELFEYPVVGDLARLVERARDGDAAAVPPVIARVRRRAVPAMATD, from the coding sequence ATGTCGGGCGATATACGTTCCCGTCTCGCGGCGCTGTCGCCGGCGAAGCGCGCGATGCTCGAAAAGCGGTTGCGCGCCGACCGGCCCGAAACGCCCTCGCCGCGGATTCCGCTGCGCAACCACGGCGAGCATCCGCCGCTGTCGTTCGCGCAGCAGCGGCTGTGGTTCCTCGAACAGCTCGAACCCGGTGGCGGGCACTATAATCTGCCCCTGGTGCTCCGCTTCAACGCGCCGGTCGACGCGCGGCGGTTGCAGGCGGCGATCAATGACATCGCCGCGCGCCACGAAATCCTCCGCACCCGCTTCGTCCTGGTCGAGGGCGAGCCGTGCCAGGAAATCGTTCGCGCGATCGAAATCAGTCTCGATCAAGGCGACCTTGCGTCGCTGCCGCCCGCGCAGCGCGAGGCCGAGGCGGGGCGCCGCTCGCTCGCCTCGGCGCTGCTGCCGTTCGATCTGCGCGACGGCCCGCTGATCCGCGCGCAGCTGTTGCGGCTCGGGCCCGCCGATCACCTGCTGACGGTGACGATGCATCACATCGTCGCTGACGGCTGGTCGCTCGGGGTGTTCGCGCGCGAGCTTTCGGCGATCTATGCCGCGCGCAGCGAGGGCAGGCCATCACCGCTGCCGCCGCTGCCGCTGCAATATGCCGATTTCGCGCTCTGGCAGCGCGATCATCTGCAGGGCGAGACGCTCGATCGCCTGACCGAGTATTGGACCCGCGCCCTCGCCGGCATGCCCACCCTGCTCGAACTCCCCACCGATCGCGTCCGCCCGCGCGTCCAGACCTTCGAGGGTGGCATGTTCGTCCGCCCCTATCCCAAGCCCGCGATCGACGCACTGTCGCGGCTGGCGCAGCGCCACGACGCAACGCTGTTCATGGCGCTGCTCGCGGTCTTCAAAATCCTGCTGCATCGGCTTTCGGGGCAGACCGACATCGTCGTCGGGTCGCCGATCGCCAACCGCGGGCGGGTCGAGCTCGAATCGCTGATCGGCTTCTTCGTCAACACGATGGTGCTGCGGACCGACCTGGCCGGTGACCCCGATTTCGCCGGCGTGCTCGGCCGCGTGCGCGACGTGACGCTCGGCGCCTATGCGCACCAGGACCTGCCCTTCGAGCAGCTCGTCGAAAAGCTCAACCCCAGCCGCAGCCTCGATCACAACCCGCTGTTCCAGGTGATGTTCGGGATGCAGAATACTGAGGCCGAACGCCCGCGGCATGACGAAAACACCCAATTGGGCGCGGCGACGTCGAAGTTCGACCTGACCGTCAGCGCCACCGAAACCGCAGGCGGGCTGACCTGTGCCTTCGAGTTCGCCTCGGCGCTGTTCGACGCCGAGACGATCACCGCGCTGGCGGATACCTTTGGCACGCTGATCGAGGCGGTGACCGACTTCCCCGACCTGCCGGTCTCGCGGCTGCCGCTGGCGCGCGGGCAGCAGCGTGCGCAATTGATCGAAGCCGCCGCCACGCCGGGCGCGGCGCCCGCAGCCGCGACGGTGCACGACCTGTTCGCGCTGCAAAGCGCCAAGACCCCCGACGCCATCGCGATCGAGGCGCAGGACCGCACGCTCAGCTATGCCGACAGCGACCGCGAGGCGAACCGTCTCGCCCGCGCGCTTGGCGCCGCGGGGATCGGGCCCGGGGCGATCGTCGGTCTTTGCATGCGCCGCGCCGCCGCGCTGCCGATAGCGATGCTCGCGATCTGGAACGCCGGCGCTGCCTTCCTGCCGCTCGATCCTGCGCTCCCCGCCGATCGGCTGGGCTTCATGCTGGCCGATGCGGGCGCCGCGCTGGTGCTGACCCACGGGGTTGCCGAGGAGGTGCTCGCGGGGGCCTATGCCGGGCCGGTCTGGCGGCTCGACCGCGACGCCCCGCCCGGCGCCGACCCCGACCCATACCCCGACCCATACCCCGACCACGTCCCCGCGGCGCCGGTGTCGGTGCCGGGAAGCGCGCTTGCCTATGTCATCTACACCTCGGGATCGACGGGGCGACCCAAGGGGGTGCTGGTGACGCACGAGGGTGCCGCCAACGCGCTGCAGACGCTGGTCGAGGCGTTCGCGCTGCCCCAAGCGACCCGCGTGCTCCAGTTCGGATCGTTGAGCTTCGACATCTCGATCTTCGACGTGCTGATGGCGTGGGGCTGTGGCGGCACGCTCTGCATCGCCGATGCCGACGATCTGCTGCCCGGACCGCCGCTTGCCGACACGCTGCGCACGCTTGCGATCAACGCGATCACGCTGCCGCCGTCGGGGCTGGCGGTGACGCCGGTGACGCCGCTCCCCGCGCTCACCACGTTGGTGTGCGGCGGCGAGGCGCTCGCTCCCGAGCTGGCGTCGGCTTGGGCGGCGTCCGGACGCCGCGTGATCAACGCCTATGGTCCGACCGAGACGACGATCTGGGCGACCTATCACGAATGCCGCGAGGGGGCGGGGCCGCCGCCGATCGGCCGTGCGGTGTCGCGCGTGCGGGCGCAGGTGCTCGACCGATGGCTGCAACCGCTGCCGCCGGGGTTCCCCGGCGAACTCCATATCGGCGGCGCGGGGGTGGCGCTCGGTTATCTCGGTCGTCCCGCGCTCACCGCCGAGCGCTTCGTCCCCGATCCCTTCGCCGACGCCCCCGGCGCGCGGCTCTACCGCACCGGCGATCGCGCGAATTTGCGCCCCGATGGCAGCATTCGCTTCGTCGGCCGCGTCGATCACCAGATCAAGCTTCGCGGCTACCGGATCGAACTCGGCGAGATCGAAAGCGTGGCGGGCGCGCATCCCGCGGTGGCGATGGCGGCGGCGGTGATCGAGCGGTCGCCGCGCGGCGAGCCGCGGATATTGCTCGCCTGTTCGCCCCGCGACGGCGCCGCACTCGCGCGCGACGCGCTGCTCGATCACCTGCGCGCGCAGCTGCCCGAATTCATGCTCCCCGCCAGGCTGCTGGTGCTCGCGGCGCTGCCGCGCACCGGCAGCGGCAAGATCGACCGCAAGGCGATCGCGCGGATCGGGGACGATGCCGCCACCGAACCGGTCGCCGATGCCGAAGGCAGCCCGATCGAACGCGAAATCGCGGCGCTGTTCGCCGAGGTGCTCGAAGTGCCGCGGCTTGGCCGCGACGCCAATTTCTTCGAACTCGGCGGTCATTCGCTGCTCGCGACGCGCGCGGTGATGCGGCTCAACGAACGCTTCGGCATCGCGCTGCCGCTGCGCGAGCTGTTCGAATATCCCGTCGTCGGCGATCTGGCGCGCCTCGTCGAGCGTGCCCGCGACGGCGATGCTGCCGCGGTGCCGCCGGTGATCGCGCGCGTCCGCCGCCGCGCGGTGCCCGCGATGGCGACCGATTAG